GAGAGCGTCCTGGATGATTGGGGATCGAATTGGTTGAGGTTCAGACCTGGAGAATGTTTTCGACCAGCTTGTAAACCGTGGTGCCGCCAAGGGCTCGTGGCCAGTCGGCACAGGGAGGATTGTCGCGCAGCCTGGCGCGGCGGATGGCCTCATCGATTCGGTCGCGGGTGATCTTGCGTGCGTCGATCCCCTTGTCGTAACCGGGAAGATGCCGCTTCAGCCGGTCGCTGCAATCCCGTGACGATGCGATGCCGGTGCCGTCCTCGAAATGAAGCAGCAACCAGTATTCGAACTTGGGGTTGCTGAGGGCGAAGCCGTAATTGTCGCGTGCCTGAGCCCAGGCATGAAGCTGGTCCAACTGTTCGTCGGTCCACTGATCCTTGTCCACCACGAGCCAGGCTTCGTCGGAGGATCTCAGTTCCTCCTGCCGGAGATGGTCCTCCATCCGCTTCAGTACCTGCGGAGGAGAACTATCATGACTGCCTTTGAGGCAGTTCACCCGGATCACCGACTGTTGGTCATTGAAGATGGCGAAATACTGCGGCTCGGTCTTCACGCCTTCCACCGCGATCACGAACAGTTTGCGGTAGCGACGCTCGCCGAGGGGTCTCTGGAATCTGCGTCTCTTCGGTGGCATCAGTCATCCCCCTCACTTTCCTCGGTGAGGCAGGGATTGGTCAAAGCGCCTCCCAAGAGAATCCGGGGAATTCCACCCAGTCGCCCCTGCAGGTAGCTCTTGCGGATGTCCTTGTCGTATCGGACATCCTTGTACTCGCTGAAGGAGAGCAGGTTCGAAGCTCCGGTGGCATCTCTTTCGGCTACCCACATCTCGTCACGGCGCAGGAGTTGCTGATCCATGAGCAGCACGTCATGGGTGGTCAACAGCAACTGCGTTCTGGTTTCCGTGGAGCAATTGGTGAGGTACGCTTCGAGCAATCTGCGTGTCAGCAGCGTGTGCAGGCTACGGTCGACCTCGTCGATCACGTAGACCTTCTTCGAGACCTGGGCCGACAGCTCAAGAAACGCGGGCAGTAGATCGATCACCCGCTGTGAGCCGTCCGACTCCTGACGGATCTCGAACTTGGCTTCCGTGCCGTCCGCCTTCGGATGATAGGTCACCAGCTTCTTGGCGATCAGTTCACCACCTTTGCGGGTCACCACAAATCGCTCGTTGATCGGCTCGGTCAGCAGACGAACGGTCATGCCTTCCTTGACGTCTTCCTGCAGCTTGGTCTTCAGTGGCTCGGGCAGCGGAATGTTCTCGAAAGGGATCTCCTCGCCACCCAGGTGCGCGATGCCGGTGTCGAGCTGCGGCAGCATCTCGTTCATGGTCGAGTAGAGCGGATGCCCCTCGTCGAGGAACTGCTCGAAAGGTTCGAAGCGAGAATCGGGCGCGACCAGCTCGAGTGTGTCCTTGAACCAGTCGTAGACCGGCCGGAAATTGTCGACCTTCTGGGAAACCGAGTTGGTCAGAAAGAGTTGGTTGTCCCGGGTCCCTTTGAAGGCGAACTGGAGGAACTGGTCCTTGGCCAGGGAATCATCGAAGTTGGGCTTTCCGTCCCGACGGTGGTAGAGCACCTTTTCACTGGTGCTCGTAATGGCCACCAGCTTCTCTTCCAGAACCGCCTTGCGGGTCACCGCGAAGCTGAACTCGTAAATGATCTCGTCGATCAGCAACTCGAAGCCAAACCGTGACGGCTGATCGGCCACCTTGGCGTCCAGCCGGAACGGCTCGACAGGAATCAGGCTGTCGGGCTGGGTTCCTTTGACGACCAGCGCCTTGGCGAAACTCAGGGCCTTGAAAAAGTTGGTCTTGCCCGACGCGTTGCCACCATAAATTGCCGCAACCGGAAGAACTCTCGTCTGGTACTTGCCGAGCTTGGGAACCCTGTCTCCATGCTGGCGCTCCCTGCTGGCGACCATCGAAAATGTGACCTGGTTGCGGAAGGACATCCAGTTTTCGAGTGAGAAACTGACTATCATCTTACCGCCTCCTAAAGTGAAATATTCGCTTTATCATGCCTTAATATAGGCATGGGCGGGCGTAAAGTCAATCTAAAAGAGAAAATATCTCTTTAAACACCCTTGCTACTGATCCGGTACTCGAAGTTCTTGGTGTGGGCGTTGCGCTGCCGGTCGATGTCGAACCCGGCGTCCCGGATGACGTCCAGGTCGTTGCTGATGCGCCGACCGAGCTGGGCGGGCTTCTTGTATTCGAACTCGAGGTTGAATTCCCGGCCGACCCTGCGCAGAGCCGCGAGCAGCCTTCCCGCAGACACCGGTTCCATGGTGTTCTCGTTCTCGAACCTCACCTGGTAGCGTTCGATGAACCCCACCACATGGTTTGCCCGGTCGTCCTCGCCGTAGCGGGCCTTCTCGTCCAGCTCCACCGCGTTCCGATAAGCGTGGAAGAGCGACGCCAGCGCCGTGGCGATGGGGTTCGACTCCCGGGCCATCTCCTGGCTGGTGTCGTTGATGGAATGTATCTGCTCGATGAACAGCGGGCTCAGATCCTCAAGTCCGGTAGTCACCTCGTGATCCTCGGACCCGGCCAGCATCATCAGGTACATCAGGCTCAGATAGTCGTTGCAACGGCGCTTGCCATGGGTCGGCATGGTTCGGTGCAGCAGGCGCATGACCTGTTTCTGGGCTCCGTCCCGGATCATCGCCAGCACATGGCTGGTCCGCTTCATGATGGCCGAGATGATCAGATCCCGGTTCTGCTGGATGGCCGAGATGACCTCCGATTCCAGAAAGCAGTCGCTGGCCTGGTTGGCGAGGTCGAAGTTGATGACGAAGGACCTCGACAGGATCTCCGAAAGTTCCCCGCACAGCGGCTCGATGCCGGTGGTGTTCAGCAGNNNNNNNNNNNNNNNNNNNNNNNNNNNNNNNNNNNNNNNNNNNNNNNNNNNNNNNNNNNNNNNNNNNNNNNNNNNNNNNNNNNNNNNNNNNNNNNNNNNNNNNNNNNNNNNNNNNNNNNNNNNNNNNNNNNNNNNNNNNNNNNNNNNNNNNNNNNNNNNNNNNNNNNNNNNNNNNNNNNNNNNNNNNNNNNNNNNNNNNNNNNNNNNNNNNNNNNNNNNNNNNNNNNNNNNNNNNNNNNNNNNNNNNNNNNNNNNNNNNNNNNNNNNNNNNNNNNNNNNNNNNNNNNNNNNNNNNNNNNNNNNNNNNNNNNNNNNNNNNNNNNNNNNNNNNNNNNNNNNNNNNNNNNNNNNNNNNNNNNNNNNNNNNNNNNNNNNNNNNNNNNNNNNNNNNNNNNNNNNNNNNNNNNNNNNNNNNNNNNNNNNNNNNNNNNNNNNNNNNNNNNNNNNNNNNNNNNNNNNNNNNNNNNNNNNNNNNNNNNNNNNNNNNNNNNNNNNNNNNNNNNNNNNNNNNNNNNNNNNNNNNNNNNNNNNNNNNNNNNNNNNNNNNNNNNNNNNNNNNNNNNNNNNNNNNNNNNNNNNNNNNNNNNNNNNNNNNNNNNNNNNNNNNNNNNNNNNNNNNNNNNNNNNNNNNNNNNNNNNNNNNNNNNNNNNNNNNNNNNNNNNNNNNNNNNNNNNNNNNNNNNNNNNNNNNNNNNNNNNNNNNNNNNNNNNNNNNNNNNNNNNNNNNNNNNNNNNNNNNNNNNNNNNNNNNNNNNNNNNNNNNNNNNNNNNNNNNNNNNNNNNNNNNNNNNNNNNNNNNNNNNNNNNNNNNNNNNNNNNNNNNNNNNNNNNNNNNNNNNNNNNNNNNNNNNNNNNNNNNNNNNNNNNNNNNNNNNNNNNNNNNNNNNNNNNNNNNNNNNNNNNNNNNNNNNNNNNNNNNNNNNNNNNNNNNNNNNNNNNNNNNNNNNNNNTGCGGACAGGTCATGTTGCCCACCAGCAGATCGACCAGGAGCCGGTCCGCCTCTTCGAGGTCGGCGTCGGGCAGGAATTTCAGCGGCTTCATCTTCCGCGAGCCGTCCAGGATGATGCCGTCCTCGTTGCCGCCGTTCTTCATGATCCGGATCTCGTCCGGGGTGATCTTGGCGATCTCGTGCTCCGGGTTGTTCAGATTGAAATAGACGGTGTAGGAGGCCACATCGGTGTGCAGCCAGGAGAAATGGTCGCGCACCTGGCCACGGATCATGGCCAGGCTGGGCAGCACCTCGAAAAATGTCCGTCCGCCGCCCGTGGTCGGCACCATACCCGTGTGCTTGTAGAGCATGGCCGCGTAATGGCGCTTGCGGCCCCGGTCCGGTGAATCCATCCAGTAGATGGCGTTGTCGAAATACATGAACGGCTCGCCCTGCAGGGTGTGAAAGAACTGGGCACCGTTGGCGTTGAACCAGTCGTAGGCAGCCTCGGCGGCCAGGGTGTAGTCGGGAGCACCGTTCTCCAGTTCCGTGTCGATCAGCACCTCGTCGACCCGGGCGCGGCACGATCCGGGCATCGCGCCGGACATCCGCTTGGCCTTCTTCTTTTCGTTGCGGAACTCGACTTTACGGTCCTTCTGGATGGCGCGGATCTGCTCTTTGAGGGTGGCCATCGAAACACCACCGCCGATGCGCTCCTGCACCAGCTTCAGCAGACGGGCCTGTTCCAGCGGAGACTGCTCGGAAATCTCCCCCAGGATAGGTTCGAGCAGGCGGTTGCGTTCCTCTTCTTCAGCGCCCTCGGGCAGCGAGCGCACGCCGAACTCGATGGGCGTGCTGGCTTCGGCGAGCAGGCGTTCGAAATCCTCCCGGGTATGCCCGGCGGCAATGTAATCGTTGACGTCGATCTTGGCGGTGGCGAGAAGCGCCTCGGCCGCCTGGATTTCCTCGGCGGGCCGTCCCGCCAGCAGCTTGGCCAGCTCCTTCGGCCCCACGCTCGCCGTCAGGCTGAACCGTTCGGTCAGCTCCTGCCGGGCCGAGATCTGTGTTTCCGACAAAGGCAGCGTCACCAGGCGGGTGTCGATCTTGTGTTCGGCCAGGGTACGAGCGGTTTGCAGCGCCCCTTTGAGACCGGCCTGGGAGAGTTCGTTGTCCT
This genomic interval from Desulfocurvus vexinensis DSM 17965 contains the following:
- a CDS encoding RloB family protein yields the protein MPPKRRRFQRPLGERRYRKLFVIAVEGVKTEPQYFAIFNDQQSVIRVNCLKGSHDSSPPQVLKRMEDHLRQEELRSSDEAWLVVDKDQWTDEQLDQLHAWAQARDNYGFALSNPKFEYWLLLHFEDGTGIASSRDCSDRLKRHLPGYDKGIDARKITRDRIDEAIRRARLRDNPPCADWPRALGGTTVYKLVENILQV
- a CDS encoding CHC2 zinc finger domain-containing protein, encoding MSMGGTDNVREYYRLVTEMDIGDVARELLPGRITQETGQRLMCDCPNHQSQSRLALHVMLDKQGWYCFGCGVGGDVLQLVEFIQTGSVTAGQSGPMPDSHRQARDYLAKKAGLPPLSRYGLSQERLAQTEADRAFELRVKDALTSLARLYHARLKESPEVLDWLKSKYALSEETIDDLLIGYADNASGAVAQLTGGEDGFSKRELAATGAFRPTSQDGLTPFFERRIVFPYWSRGRVVFMIGRKTPWTPDVGWEQGKYKKLPVHDEHQRPYVADFINNALLFNEDCLLARPGKVIITEGVTDCLALMQLGLPTVSPVTVRIRAADWERLIPKLRGVETVYICQDNELSQAGLKGALQTARTLAEHKIDTRLVTLPLSETQISARQELTERFSLTASVGPKELAKLLAGRPAEEIQAAEALLATAKIDVNDYIAAGHTREDFERLLAEASTPIEFGVRSLPEGAEEEERNRLLEPILGEISEQSPLEQARLLKLVQERIGGGVSMATLKEQIRAIQKDRKVEFRNEKKKAKRMSGAMPGSCRARVDEVLIDTELENGAPDYTLAAEAAYDWFNANGAQFFHTLQGEPFMYFDNAIYWMDSPDRGRKRHYAAMLYKHTGMVPTTGGGRTFFEVLPSLAMIRGQVRDHFSWLHTDVASYTVYFNLNNPEHEIAKITPDEIRIMKNGGNEDGIILDGSRKMKPLKFLPDADLEEADRLLVDLLVGNMTCP
- a CDS encoding AAA family ATPase, which translates into the protein MIVSFSLENWMSFRNQVTFSMVASRERQHGDRVPKLGKYQTRVLPVAAIYGGNASGKTNFFKALSFAKALVVKGTQPDSLIPVEPFRLDAKVADQPSRFGFELLIDEIIYEFSFAVTRKAVLEEKLVAITSTSEKVLYHRRDGKPNFDDSLAKDQFLQFAFKGTRDNQLFLTNSVSQKVDNFRPVYDWFKDTLELVAPDSRFEPFEQFLDEGHPLYSTMNEMLPQLDTGIAHLGGEEIPFENIPLPEPLKTKLQEDVKEGMTVRLLTEPINERFVVTRKGGELIAKKLVTYHPKADGTEAKFEIRQESDGSQRVIDLLPAFLELSAQVSKKVYVIDEVDRSLHTLLTRRLLEAYLTNCSTETRTQLLLTTHDVLLMDQQLLRRDEMWVAERDATGASNLLSFSEYKDVRYDKDIRKSYLQGRLGGIPRILLGGALTNPCLTEESEGDD